The Catenuloplanes niger genome includes a window with the following:
- a CDS encoding helix-turn-helix transcriptional regulator: MARFLRSRREALQPSDVGILSGTRRRTPGLRREEVAALSNMSADYYSRLERAGGPQPSEQMVASIAQGLHLSLDERDHLFSLAGYRPPTSGRTSDHVSPGMMRALDRLTDTPAEVSTELGETLRQTPMGAALTGDTTRFTGPARSIIYRWFTDEKQRDLFPPDLHELHSRAFASGLRAAVGRDGPESRAAHISALLLKESREFVYYWDRYEIGVKLSETKRLNHPEVGLLELNCQTLLDPERSHRLLIYTAVPGSESWEKLRLLSVIGVQQRS, translated from the coding sequence ATGGCCCGCTTTCTCAGGAGCCGTCGAGAGGCGCTCCAGCCGTCCGACGTCGGCATCCTGTCCGGCACACGCCGTAGAACACCCGGACTGCGGCGTGAGGAGGTGGCTGCTCTGAGTAACATGTCGGCCGACTACTACTCGCGCCTGGAACGTGCGGGCGGCCCTCAGCCGTCCGAGCAGATGGTGGCCTCGATCGCGCAGGGGCTTCATCTGTCACTGGACGAGCGAGACCATCTCTTCAGTCTCGCCGGGTATCGGCCGCCTACGAGCGGGCGCACGAGCGATCACGTCAGCCCGGGGATGATGCGGGCACTCGACCGGCTCACCGACACCCCGGCCGAAGTCTCGACCGAACTCGGCGAGACGCTTCGCCAGACCCCAATGGGGGCGGCGTTGACCGGCGACACCACACGGTTCACGGGGCCGGCGCGCAGCATCATCTATCGGTGGTTCACCGACGAGAAACAGCGAGACCTGTTTCCGCCTGATCTGCACGAGCTGCATTCCCGTGCATTCGCGTCGGGCCTGCGCGCCGCGGTGGGTCGCGATGGACCAGAATCGCGCGCCGCACACATTTCAGCTCTGCTCCTCAAGGAGAGTCGCGAGTTCGTGTACTACTGGGATCGGTACGAGATCGGGGTGAAACTGAGCGAGACCAAGCGTCTGAATCATCCCGAGGTAGGGCTGCTCGAACTGAACTGTCAGACACTGCTCGACCCGGAGCGGTCACACCGGCTGCTCATCTACACGGCGGTTCCGGGCAGCGAGTCCTGGGAGAAGTTGCGCCTGCTCTCGGTGATAGGAGTGCAGCAGCGGAGCTGA
- a CDS encoding DoxX family protein, translating into MNNRLFRDIAVLIARTVLGVIFIAHGWQMYAGMGVETMISNFGQAGIPLPALAVWFALIVQIIGGAMLIAGLAVQVLGILLCLNMLGAVWFVHLENGLLVSDDGYEFVLTLAVLSLLLSAIGAGAFSLDRFIVPRLTALRPSAERVPG; encoded by the coding sequence ATGAACAACCGTCTGTTCCGCGATATCGCTGTTCTCATCGCCCGTACCGTTCTCGGGGTGATCTTCATCGCCCACGGCTGGCAGATGTACGCCGGTATGGGCGTCGAGACGATGATTTCGAACTTCGGGCAGGCCGGGATTCCGCTGCCGGCTCTCGCCGTGTGGTTCGCGCTGATCGTGCAGATCATCGGCGGTGCCATGCTGATCGCCGGACTCGCCGTGCAGGTGCTCGGCATCCTGCTGTGCCTCAACATGCTCGGCGCCGTCTGGTTCGTACACCTGGAGAACGGTCTGCTGGTTTCCGATGACGGCTACGAATTCGTGCTGACGCTCGCGGTGCTGTCGCTCCTGCTGAGCGCGATCGGGGCGGGCGCATTCAGCCTGGACCGGTTCATCGTGCCGCGACTGACCGCTCTGCGCCCGTCCGCCGAGCGCGTTCCCGGCTGA
- a CDS encoding SDR family oxidoreductase: protein MALPNIEVVVGDLSGTRVLVTGASSGLGLELARRFAVAGADVLLAVRNEVKGQAAVGHIQASVPAAKLRTLPLDLASLRSVAELGESLVAEGRPLDILVNNAGVMAPRRRQVTADGHELQVGGNYLGHFALTAHLLPLLAAATAPRIVSMSSVHSVLARTDLDDFNGADYRPFRQYARSKLAMLMFARELHKRSTAGGWGLSSIAAHPGAVITGLGAGNPLLLINRMTYKVPFLWQRVDTGVLPALYAATSPAAESGAFYGPAGPMERTRGVQLAKVPSPALDEGASRDLWELSVKLTGASFSQ from the coding sequence GTGGCACTACCGAACATTGAGGTCGTGGTCGGCGATCTGAGCGGTACGCGGGTCCTGGTCACCGGGGCCAGCAGCGGACTCGGACTCGAATTGGCGCGCCGGTTCGCCGTAGCGGGAGCCGATGTGCTCCTGGCCGTACGCAATGAGGTGAAGGGCCAGGCGGCGGTCGGGCACATTCAGGCGTCCGTGCCGGCGGCAAAGCTACGGACCCTCCCACTCGACCTCGCCTCCCTCCGCAGCGTCGCGGAACTCGGTGAGTCACTCGTCGCCGAAGGCCGGCCCCTGGACATTCTCGTCAACAACGCCGGCGTCATGGCGCCGCGGCGCCGACAGGTAACGGCGGACGGCCATGAGTTGCAGGTGGGCGGCAACTATCTCGGCCACTTCGCACTGACCGCACATCTGCTCCCGTTGCTGGCCGCGGCCACCGCCCCGCGGATCGTCTCGATGAGCAGCGTCCACTCGGTCCTCGCACGAACCGATCTGGACGACTTCAACGGTGCCGACTACCGTCCGTTCCGGCAGTACGCGCGCTCCAAGCTGGCCATGTTGATGTTCGCGCGGGAACTGCACAAACGCAGTACGGCCGGCGGTTGGGGCCTCAGCAGCATCGCCGCGCACCCCGGCGCCGTCATCACCGGCCTGGGAGCCGGTAATCCCCTGCTGCTCATCAATCGGATGACCTACAAGGTGCCGTTCCTGTGGCAGCGGGTCGATACGGGTGTGCTGCCTGCCTTGTACGCGGCGACGAGCCCCGCGGCGGAGAGCGGGGCCTTCTACGGACCGGCCGGGCCGATGGAGAGGACTCGAGGCGTCCAGCTCGCCAAGGTACCTTCCCCGGCCCTCGATGAGGGCGCTTCCCGCGATCTGTGGGAGCTTTCCGTGAAGCTGACGGGTGCGTCATTCTCCCAGTAG
- a CDS encoding MerR family transcriptional regulator translates to MYNSGEVTAITGLSAHALRYYEREGLFPHAIGRSGGRWRTYTRQDVEWLLGCNRLRASGMPVSEIRRYAELVAAGPGNEAERLELMRAHQARMEDQMAELRISLDAIATKVAVYEAAVGAGTAGTLWTGDVPLVCPLAAPELVRVDAADRS, encoded by the coding sequence ATGTACAACAGCGGCGAGGTCACCGCGATCACCGGCCTGAGCGCGCACGCGCTGCGCTACTACGAGCGGGAGGGCCTGTTCCCGCACGCGATCGGGCGCTCCGGCGGGCGCTGGCGCACGTACACGCGGCAGGACGTCGAATGGCTGCTCGGCTGCAACCGGCTGCGTGCCTCGGGCATGCCGGTGTCGGAGATCCGGCGGTACGCGGAGCTGGTCGCGGCCGGGCCCGGCAACGAGGCCGAGCGGTTGGAGCTGATGCGCGCGCACCAGGCCCGGATGGAGGATCAGATGGCGGAGCTGCGGATCAGCCTCGACGCGATCGCGACCAAGGTGGCGGTCTACGAGGCCGCGGTCGGCGCCGGCACGGCCGGCACGCTGTGGACCGGTGACGTGCCGCTGGTCTGCCCGCTCGCGGCGCCGGAACTGGTGCGGGTCGACGCGGCGGACCGGTCCTGA
- a CDS encoding response regulator transcription factor, with the protein MITVVIVDDNPTVRATLRPLLEADGTVAVVAEAGNGRAGLAAAIRHRPRVTLLDYRMPVADGLSVISEISQHSNVLVLTGSAEPELIAPMLRGGARGYLVYGQFDPPDLLRAVHAVAAGQGWLTPTAANIAANAMREAFAREQEAAARAERQRAARHSFQLTVREREVMTLLAGGLSNAAIGQRMAVSEKTVKNHLNKLFAKLGVTNRTEAVARWQGWR; encoded by the coding sequence ATGATCACCGTGGTCATCGTCGACGACAACCCGACGGTACGGGCGACGCTGCGCCCGCTGCTGGAGGCGGACGGCACGGTGGCGGTGGTGGCCGAGGCCGGCAACGGGCGGGCCGGGCTGGCCGCCGCGATCCGCCACCGGCCGCGGGTCACGCTGCTGGACTACCGCATGCCGGTCGCGGACGGCCTCTCCGTCATCTCCGAGATCTCGCAACACTCCAACGTGCTGGTGCTGACCGGGTCCGCGGAACCGGAACTGATCGCGCCGATGCTGCGCGGCGGCGCCCGCGGCTACCTGGTCTACGGCCAGTTCGACCCGCCGGACCTGCTGCGCGCGGTGCACGCGGTCGCGGCCGGGCAGGGCTGGCTGACGCCGACCGCGGCGAACATCGCGGCCAACGCGATGCGCGAGGCGTTCGCCCGGGAGCAGGAGGCGGCGGCGCGCGCGGAACGACAGCGCGCGGCCCGGCACTCGTTCCAGCTGACGGTACGCGAGCGCGAGGTGATGACGCTGCTGGCCGGCGGGCTGTCGAACGCGGCGATCGGGCAGCGGATGGCGGTCAGTGAGAAGACCGTGAAGAACCACCTGAACAAGCTGTTCGCGAAGCTCGGCGTGACGAACCGGACCGAGGCCGTGGCCCGCTGGCAGGGCTGGCGATGA
- a CDS encoding IS3 family transposase (programmed frameshift) has product MPKPYPREFRDDVVRVARDRDPGVTVEQIAKDFGVHPMTLFKWLRQAGIEEGAQPGASRSDSVELREARKRIKLLEQENEVLRRAAAYLSQANLPKRLYPLVNELADDGIPIAVTCRVLNIARQPYYRWRARPVTDAELAEAYRADALFDAHRDDPEFGYRFLADEARAAGQAMTERTAWKICSGMGWFSTCSRKRRRGKGGRPGPPVHDDLVKRDFTASGPNRLWLADITEHRTGEGKLYLCAIKDVWSNRIVGYSIDSRMKSRLAVNALRNAVTRRGDVAGCVLHTDRGSQFRSRKLVGELHRHDMIGSMGRVGAAGDNAAMESFFGLLQNNVLDRRTWPTRQALRTAIVTWIERTYHRRRRQRSLSRLTPIEYETIMTPPASQAA; this is encoded by the exons GTGCCCAAGCCCTACCCCCGTGAGTTCCGCGATGACGTCGTGCGGGTCGCCCGTGACAGGGACCCCGGCGTGACGGTCGAGCAGATCGCGAAGGACTTCGGGGTCCACCCGATGACGTTGTTCAAGTGGCTGCGCCAGGCCGGCATCGAGGAAGGCGCCCAGCCCGGTGCGAGCCGCAGCGACTCGGTCGAGCTGCGTGAGGCCCGTAAGCGGATCAAGCTTCTCGAACAGGAGAACGAGGTCCTGCGCCGAGCCGCAGCATATTTGTCGCAGGCGAACCTGCCG AAAAGGCTCTACCCGCTCGTGAACGAGCTCGCCGACGACGGGATCCCCATCGCGGTCACGTGCCGGGTGCTGAACATCGCTCGACAGCCCTACTACCGGTGGCGTGCCCGCCCGGTCACCGACGCCGAACTGGCCGAGGCCTACCGGGCGGACGCGTTGTTCGACGCTCACCGTGACGACCCGGAGTTCGGCTACCGGTTCCTGGCCGACGAAGCCCGTGCCGCAGGCCAGGCGATGACCGAGCGTACTGCCTGGAAGATCTGTTCCGGCATGGGCTGGTTCAGCACGTGCAGCCGCAAGCGGCGGCGAGGAAAGGGCGGGAGGCCGGGCCCGCCGGTCCACGACGACCTGGTCAAACGCGATTTCACCGCGAGCGGCCCGAACCGGTTGTGGCTGGCCGACATCACCGAACACCGCACCGGTGAGGGCAAGCTCTACCTGTGCGCGATCAAGGACGTATGGTCCAACCGGATCGTCGGCTACTCCATCGACTCACGGATGAAGTCGAGGCTGGCGGTCAACGCCTTGCGCAATGCGGTCACCCGGCGCGGTGACGTGGCCGGTTGCGTGCTGCACACCGACCGTGGGTCGCAGTTTCGTAGCCGGAAGCTTGTCGGTGAACTGCACCGTCACGACATGATCGGATCGATGGGCAGAGTCGGTGCCGCCGGCGACAACGCCGCCATGGAATCGTTCTTCGGCCTGCTGCAGAACAACGTCCTCGACCGCCGGACCTGGCCCACCCGGCAGGCGTTGAGGACCGCGATCGTGACCTGGATCGAACGGACCTACCACCGCCGCCGACGCCAACGAAGCCTGTCCCGGTTGACCCCTATCGAGTACGAGACCATCATGACCCCACCGGCCAGTCAGGCCGCGTGA
- a CDS encoding class I SAM-dependent methyltransferase produces MSAATPSTAERLHALLRPVLPPDLPIRLRAWDGSEVGPAGAPALVIRDKRALRRVLWQPSQLGLARAWVAGELDVDGDLYEVLLRIASVVWREEKVNAVRLLREAMSLGIVGRQPAPPPEEIVMSGRRHSRGRDRGAISHHYDVSNDFYRLVLGPSMVYSCAYWPSADATVERAQHDKLDLICRKLGLRPGQRMLVVGCGWGSLAVHAARHYGVSVVGVTISREQAELARKRVAEAGLTELVEIRLQDYREIGAERFDAISSVGMAEHVGTATYAEYAAILFHLLRPGGRLLNHQIGARHTSAAATGDKPTFINRYVFPDGELVPLPVTATLIENAGFEIRDVEALRPHYALTLRAWVTNLETHWDEAVTLAGAGRARVWRLYMAACALAFETDRLGVNQILAIRPLPDGHDALPLTRSWLAGTPTAPPAH; encoded by the coding sequence GTGAGCGCGGCGACTCCGTCGACCGCGGAACGGCTCCACGCCCTGCTGCGCCCCGTACTCCCCCCGGACCTGCCGATACGGCTGCGGGCTTGGGACGGCTCGGAGGTCGGGCCGGCGGGCGCGCCCGCGCTCGTGATCCGCGACAAGCGGGCGCTGCGGCGGGTGCTGTGGCAGCCGAGCCAACTCGGTCTGGCCCGCGCCTGGGTCGCCGGTGAACTCGACGTCGACGGTGACCTCTATGAGGTGCTGCTGCGGATCGCCTCGGTGGTCTGGCGCGAGGAGAAGGTCAACGCGGTCCGGCTGCTGCGGGAAGCGATGAGCCTCGGCATCGTCGGCCGGCAGCCCGCTCCCCCGCCCGAGGAGATCGTGATGTCCGGGCGGCGGCACTCGCGCGGCCGGGATCGGGGCGCGATCAGCCACCACTACGACGTCAGCAACGACTTCTACCGCCTGGTGCTGGGCCCGTCGATGGTTTACTCCTGCGCGTACTGGCCGTCCGCCGACGCGACGGTGGAGCGGGCCCAGCACGACAAGCTGGACCTCATCTGCCGCAAGCTCGGCCTGCGCCCCGGTCAGCGGATGCTGGTCGTCGGCTGTGGCTGGGGGTCACTGGCCGTCCACGCCGCACGTCACTACGGCGTGTCCGTCGTCGGTGTCACCATCTCGCGCGAGCAGGCGGAGCTGGCCCGCAAGCGGGTCGCCGAGGCCGGGCTCACCGAGTTGGTGGAGATCCGCTTGCAGGACTACCGCGAGATCGGCGCCGAGCGGTTCGACGCGATCTCCAGCGTCGGCATGGCCGAACACGTCGGCACCGCCACCTACGCGGAGTACGCGGCGATCCTGTTTCACCTGCTGCGGCCCGGCGGCCGGCTGCTCAACCACCAGATCGGCGCCCGGCACACCAGCGCGGCCGCGACCGGCGACAAACCCACGTTCATCAACAGATACGTATTCCCGGACGGCGAACTGGTGCCGCTGCCGGTCACCGCCACCCTGATCGAGAACGCCGGATTCGAGATCCGGGACGTGGAGGCGCTCCGCCCGCACTACGCGCTCACGCTGCGCGCCTGGGTGACCAACCTGGAGACGCACTGGGACGAGGCGGTGACGCTGGCCGGCGCCGGTCGCGCCCGGGTATGGCGGCTCTACATGGCCGCCTGCGCCCTCGCGTTCGAGACCGACCGGCTCGGCGTCAACCAGATCCTCGCGATCCGCCCGCTCCCCGACGGCCACGACGCCCTGCCGCTGACCCGGAGCTGGCTTGCCGGCACGCCGACGGCTCCCCCGGCGCACTGA
- a CDS encoding SDR family NAD(P)-dependent oxidoreductase, producing the protein MTDLTGKVAVVTGSARGIGEAIAKRFASLGANVVVNYSTDEENARRTASEIEAAGGRAHVVRADISSLPDIDRLFDETISAFGSIDIVVANAGREVIGQPAADVTEDDFDRVFNVNAKGAFFTLQKAAKVLTDGGRLISIGSTSTMFPYPGMGLYSSSKVVAAQLVRILALELAPRSITVNNILPTGILGAGVFADPADSEAFRAGDAQMGRIGGRVGTPADVADAAEYFAGDLAGWVSGQTLTVAGGAIA; encoded by the coding sequence ATGACCGATCTCACCGGAAAGGTCGCCGTAGTCACCGGATCTGCTCGCGGTATCGGCGAAGCCATTGCGAAGCGATTCGCCTCCCTCGGCGCGAACGTCGTCGTCAACTACTCGACGGACGAGGAGAATGCACGGCGCACGGCGAGCGAAATCGAAGCGGCCGGCGGACGAGCGCACGTCGTGCGGGCCGACATCTCATCATTGCCCGACATCGACCGGCTGTTCGACGAGACGATCTCCGCGTTCGGCTCGATCGACATCGTCGTCGCGAACGCGGGACGTGAGGTCATCGGTCAGCCTGCGGCCGACGTGACGGAGGACGATTTCGACCGGGTCTTCAACGTGAACGCCAAAGGCGCCTTCTTCACACTGCAGAAGGCAGCGAAAGTACTGACCGACGGCGGCCGTCTCATCTCGATCGGGTCGACGTCGACGATGTTCCCGTACCCCGGGATGGGCCTTTATTCATCCAGCAAGGTGGTCGCGGCCCAGCTCGTCCGCATTCTTGCTCTCGAACTGGCCCCGCGTTCCATCACCGTCAACAACATCCTGCCGACCGGAATCCTCGGCGCGGGCGTTTTCGCCGACCCCGCCGACAGCGAGGCCTTCCGCGCCGGAGACGCGCAAATGGGCCGCATCGGCGGACGTGTCGGGACGCCCGCGGACGTCGCGGACGCAGCCGAGTACTTCGCCGGCGACCTCGCCGGCTGGGTGAGCGGACAGACGCTCACGGTCGCCGGCGGCGCCATCGCCTGA
- a CDS encoding SDR family oxidoreductase yields the protein MSPQKQNLTIPDMSTKRVLVTGASDGMGLVIARTLAVAGAEVVMPVRNRRKGEAAVTQIREYAPRAKLELRDLDLASLESVAALGEQLRAEAAPIHVLINNAGLMTPPDRQLTRDRFEVQFGTNHLGHFALVAHLLPLLRQGKARVTSQTSTAAQAGRINWDDLNWERSYSGSRAYSQSKIAVALFGLELDRRSKASRWGITSNVSQPGLAPTNLLAARPEVGRAQDTSTVRMIRWMSARGILVGTVESAGQSALYAATAGEIKGGEFVGPGGAGGLGGPPRIQRPYRTFRDQQEAAARLWTASEELTGTRFPS from the coding sequence ATGTCACCCCAGAAGCAGAACCTCACCATTCCCGATATGTCGACGAAACGCGTGCTCGTCACAGGTGCCAGCGATGGCATGGGACTCGTCATCGCGCGCACGCTCGCCGTCGCCGGCGCCGAGGTCGTCATGCCGGTCCGTAACCGGCGGAAAGGTGAGGCTGCGGTCACGCAGATCCGCGAGTACGCGCCCCGCGCCAAACTCGAACTGCGTGACCTCGACCTCGCCTCGCTCGAGTCGGTCGCGGCACTCGGCGAGCAGCTACGCGCAGAGGCGGCCCCGATCCACGTCCTCATCAACAACGCCGGCCTCATGACGCCACCCGACCGGCAGCTCACCCGAGACAGGTTCGAGGTGCAGTTCGGCACGAATCATCTGGGTCATTTCGCGCTCGTCGCGCACCTGCTTCCCCTGCTTCGGCAAGGAAAGGCACGGGTCACATCGCAGACCAGCACGGCGGCCCAGGCCGGGCGGATCAACTGGGACGATCTGAACTGGGAACGGTCGTACTCCGGCTCACGTGCCTACTCGCAGTCCAAGATCGCGGTGGCCCTGTTCGGTCTCGAGCTCGATCGCCGCAGTAAGGCCAGCCGGTGGGGAATCACCAGCAACGTCTCTCAACCCGGTCTTGCGCCGACCAATCTGCTGGCCGCGCGACCCGAGGTCGGCCGCGCGCAGGACACATCGACCGTCAGAATGATCCGCTGGATGTCAGCACGCGGCATCCTGGTCGGCACCGTCGAGAGCGCCGGGCAGTCAGCCCTCTACGCCGCCACGGCAGGCGAGATCAAGGGCGGCGAGTTCGTCGGACCGGGCGGTGCCGGTGGCCTGGGTGGCCCGCCGAGGATCCAGCGCCCCTACCGCACGTTCAGAGATCAGCAGGAGGCGGCTGCGCGCCTCTGGACGGCGTCGGAGGAACTGACGGGAACGAGATTCCCTTCCTGA
- a CDS encoding oxidoreductase: MATTPSNDETEPRRRFSRRSVLRMSALGASAGAVGLAGFGAGRVTAAGAELPDWTAGDIPPQHGRRVVVTGGNGYPRDGRSGLGYHQALGLARAGADVTIASRDRVRGEEAVRRISAAAPGAVVRFETLDLTSLASISEFAARMSAAGDRLDLLINNAGVMARTGREVSADGFERTFATNALGPFVLSARLRPLLQNGTDPRIIWMASLRGHGGTINFDDLQKEREYDYVRAYDDTKLANLLLAFECERRSKAAGWRITSIAAHPGVARTNIVLDGPGPDTTEGQRFRYIRPMWQDPAQGALPILFAATSPQATGGGYYGPKGFQSLRGLPGMTVVPENARDPRLGAELWAVLERLGTVTFG, encoded by the coding sequence GTGGCCACGACACCGAGCAACGATGAGACCGAGCCGCGGCGGCGGTTCTCCCGGCGTTCCGTGCTGCGGATGTCCGCGCTCGGCGCCTCGGCCGGCGCGGTCGGCCTGGCCGGTTTCGGTGCGGGCCGGGTCACCGCGGCGGGCGCGGAGCTGCCCGACTGGACCGCCGGTGACATCCCGCCGCAGCACGGCCGGCGCGTGGTGGTGACGGGCGGCAACGGGTACCCGAGGGACGGCCGGAGCGGGCTCGGCTATCACCAGGCGCTCGGGCTCGCACGCGCGGGCGCGGACGTGACGATCGCCTCGCGCGACCGGGTGCGCGGGGAGGAGGCGGTCCGCCGGATCAGTGCGGCGGCGCCCGGCGCGGTCGTGCGGTTCGAGACGCTGGACCTGACCAGCCTGGCGTCGATCAGCGAGTTCGCCGCGCGGATGAGCGCCGCGGGCGACCGGCTCGACCTGCTGATCAACAATGCCGGCGTGATGGCGCGCACCGGTCGCGAGGTGAGCGCCGACGGGTTCGAGCGCACGTTCGCGACCAACGCGCTCGGGCCGTTCGTGCTCTCGGCCCGGCTGCGGCCGCTGCTGCAGAACGGCACCGATCCGCGGATCATCTGGATGGCGAGCCTGCGCGGGCACGGCGGCACGATCAACTTCGACGACCTGCAGAAGGAGCGGGAGTACGACTACGTGCGCGCCTACGACGACACCAAGCTCGCCAACCTCCTGCTCGCCTTCGAGTGCGAACGCCGCAGCAAGGCCGCCGGATGGCGGATCACCAGCATCGCGGCGCATCCCGGTGTGGCACGCACGAACATCGTGCTGGACGGGCCCGGCCCGGACACCACCGAGGGCCAGCGCTTCCGCTACATCCGGCCGATGTGGCAGGACCCGGCACAGGGCGCGCTCCCGATCCTGTTCGCCGCGACCTCGCCGCAGGCGACCGGCGGCGGCTACTACGGGCCGAAGGGCTTCCAGAGCCTCCGCGGCCTGCCGGGCATGACGGTCGTCCCGGAGAACGCCCGGGACCCGCGGCTGGGAGCCGAGCTCTGGGCCGTCCTGGAACGGCTCGGTACGGTCACCTTCGGCTGA
- a CDS encoding alpha/beta hydrolase, with product MIQHISIPRGPIDLAGDLYLPGGAGESAEPRRAVVLSTPGSSVKEQIGANYASRLAARGIAALVFDPAHQGESGGAPRDLEDPYRRGEDISYAIDALSVTPGIDPQRIGVLGICAGGGYAIHTARTDHRIRAVGAVDPGEIGASFRGFQADGPAAALDALAQARIEETRAGRLTREQWLPDTMAEAEAAGVTDIDLLQAIRFYRTDRGRHRNSTNRRLTRSDPLLIGFDAFHLVDQLMTQPLQLILAEHLDGTGFDSAGRRLWEMAPNPVDRMVIKGARHYEMYDVPEYVDPAVDRLAAFYTEHL from the coding sequence ATGATTCAGCACATCTCGATCCCGCGCGGTCCGATCGACCTCGCGGGAGATCTGTACCTGCCCGGCGGTGCCGGCGAATCGGCGGAGCCGCGGCGCGCCGTGGTGCTGTCGACGCCGGGGAGCAGTGTGAAGGAGCAGATCGGCGCGAACTACGCGTCGCGTCTCGCCGCCCGGGGCATCGCGGCGTTGGTCTTCGATCCCGCGCACCAGGGCGAGAGCGGTGGTGCGCCACGCGACCTCGAGGATCCGTACCGGCGCGGTGAGGACATCTCCTACGCGATCGACGCGCTCAGCGTGACCCCCGGCATCGACCCGCAGCGGATCGGCGTGCTCGGCATCTGCGCCGGCGGTGGCTACGCCATCCACACCGCCCGTACCGATCATCGGATCAGGGCGGTCGGCGCGGTCGACCCCGGCGAGATCGGCGCCTCGTTCCGCGGTTTCCAGGCGGACGGCCCGGCGGCCGCGCTGGACGCGCTGGCTCAGGCCCGGATCGAGGAGACCCGCGCCGGCCGGCTGACGCGGGAGCAGTGGCTGCCCGACACCATGGCGGAGGCCGAGGCCGCCGGCGTGACCGACATCGACCTCCTGCAGGCGATCCGGTTCTACCGCACCGACCGGGGCCGCCACCGGAACTCGACGAACCGCCGCCTCACCCGGAGCGATCCGCTGCTCATCGGCTTCGACGCCTTTCACCTGGTCGACCAGCTCATGACCCAGCCGCTGCAGCTCATCCTGGCCGAGCACCTCGACGGCACCGGCTTCGACTCCGCCGGCAGGCGGCTCTGGGAGATGGCGCCCAACCCTGTCGACCGCATGGTGATCAAAGGCGCCCGCCACTACGAGATGTACGACGTTCCGGAGTACGTCGACCCGGCCGTCGACCGGCTGGCCGCCTTCTACACCGAACACCTCTGA